One stretch of Bacillota bacterium DNA includes these proteins:
- a CDS encoding DUF1349 domain-containing protein, giving the protein MVNLFAGLQGKTLPEGFQWLNEPENWCFTDQGLVVQAETKTDFFRDPAGTSVKDDGHFLYRHQAGDFTFSTRVQVEMLDDFDAAVLMVMVDDEHWAKLCCEFSYKRPMIVSVVTKGLSDDCNSVTLPESGVYLRVTRFGSCFAFHYSHDGEWWEMARYFRLESDGPVRVGLVAQSPTGNGCQVVFENLQFSPTPIKDIRSGR; this is encoded by the coding sequence ATGGTAAATCTTTTTGCCGGATTGCAGGGAAAGACACTGCCGGAAGGATTTCAGTGGCTCAATGAACCAGAAAATTGGTGTTTTACTGACCAGGGATTGGTAGTGCAGGCAGAGACCAAGACGGACTTTTTCCGGGATCCTGCCGGAACTAGTGTTAAAGACGATGGACATTTTCTGTACAGGCATCAAGCAGGTGATTTTACTTTCAGCACCCGAGTTCAGGTAGAGATGCTTGACGACTTTGATGCTGCGGTATTGATGGTGATGGTTGATGATGAGCATTGGGCTAAGCTGTGCTGCGAGTTCAGCTATAAACGACCGATGATCGTAAGTGTTGTGACTAAGGGTCTTTCAGATGACTGCAATTCAGTAACTCTGCCGGAAAGCGGTGTTTATCTGAGGGTAACTAGATTTGGCAGCTGTTTTGCATTTCACTATTCTCACGATGGCGAATGGTGGGAGATGGCGCGCTATTTTCGCTTGGAGAGCGATGGCCCTGTTAGAGTTGGATTGGTAGCCCAGTCACCGACCGGAAACGGGTGCCAGGTTGTTTTCGAAAACCTGCAGTTTTCGCCAACACCGATAAAAGATATTCGCTCCGGTCGGTAA
- the tpx gene encoding thiol peroxidase, with protein sequence MGGNPVTVVGGVLNVGDPAPDFQLVDNDLGIKTLSDFGNKVKMISVVPSLDTGVCDQQTRRFNAEIANLPEAVVITVSNDLPFAQKRWCGNAGLEDAITLSAHRDEAFGRDYGVLITELRLLARAVFVLNQDNQVTYVEYLDEMRNHPDYEAALEALRSLIKQ encoded by the coding sequence ATGGGCGGAAATCCGGTAACTGTAGTAGGCGGTGTTCTTAACGTTGGCGATCCTGCTCCCGATTTTCAGCTGGTTGACAATGATTTGGGCATCAAGACTCTGTCTGATTTCGGAAATAAGGTGAAGATGATCAGCGTTGTTCCATCCCTTGACACGGGTGTTTGTGATCAGCAGACCCGGCGATTTAATGCAGAAATTGCCAATCTCCCTGAAGCGGTTGTGATAACTGTCAGCAACGATCTGCCTTTTGCCCAAAAGCGCTGGTGCGGTAACGCCGGATTAGAAGACGCCATCACCCTTTCTGCTCATCGCGATGAAGCGTTTGGAAGAGACTATGGGGTGCTGATCACAGAACTGAGATTGCTCGCCCGCGCTGTGTTTGTCCTCAACCAAGATAACCAGGTTACCTATGTAGAATACCTTGATGAGATGAGAAACCACCCAGATTATGAAGCTGCATTAGAGGCTCTGCGCAGCCTAATTAAGCAGTAA
- a CDS encoding methyl-accepting chemotaxis protein, with product MRLSLRWKMLLLVFAVIVIPVFILGLNDYQTSKELLTENVRMNARSALESGVDVVDVFLKSVEDAVEMMQSDFSVRHVLSRPSESERIEQIFEAYVESHADIENAFYGTRDSSFYVYPLPPEGLPPGFDPTARSWYAEAIASGGLVWTDPYVDTGSGKLVVTAAAPVYSPGDSRAVGVVGIDVTLDSLSAILSNRRVGQEGFLVLVDQQGLILAHREPQKVGTLVEADLEAAQKMLNEPSGEFNYRDPDERFMAFSTIDRTGWSLGAVISYNEANVHIQDQLRRTLIIGLVLLLSGFAIGSLFANRILINPVLRLASAAENIGRGDFTTEVTLVSKDELGDLANTFKKLQHDLGVLIGEVKAASGTTADLSTVVSRSSQEISASTQQVAATTSEFAGSVQKLSDHVQNIDQDGVSVRSLAQEGQELITKAVDQMQTIEDSFDILHQSVGQLSVQSTEIGKITDLIRDISEQTNLLALNAAIEAARAGEQGRGFAVVADEVRSLAEQSAVATGQIAGLLREVHTQISRVINGANDSIIEIKTGSSSVKIAGEAFEKIGRAVENISIRIKEVAAYALELSSGSEQMAAATEEQAATLQEITSSANDLAEQAEVLRELTEKFKI from the coding sequence ATGAGACTATCCCTGCGGTGGAAAATGCTGTTGCTGGTGTTTGCCGTAATTGTTATCCCGGTATTTATTTTGGGGTTAAATGATTACCAGACGTCTAAGGAGCTGCTGACAGAAAATGTGAGGATGAATGCTCGCAGCGCTCTTGAAAGTGGTGTAGATGTGGTCGATGTGTTTCTGAAGTCTGTTGAAGATGCGGTTGAAATGATGCAAAGTGACTTCAGTGTCCGGCATGTACTCAGCAGGCCTTCTGAATCAGAAAGAATTGAGCAGATTTTTGAGGCGTATGTTGAATCGCACGCTGATATTGAGAATGCTTTTTACGGTACTAGAGACAGCAGCTTCTATGTTTATCCTCTGCCGCCAGAAGGTTTGCCGCCGGGCTTTGATCCAACTGCTCGGTCTTGGTATGCTGAAGCGATTGCTTCCGGAGGACTCGTGTGGACGGATCCCTACGTGGATACAGGCAGCGGTAAGCTGGTAGTGACCGCTGCAGCGCCGGTCTATAGCCCGGGTGACAGCAGGGCTGTCGGTGTAGTGGGGATAGATGTAACCTTAGACAGTCTGTCTGCAATTCTCTCCAACCGTCGGGTAGGCCAGGAAGGATTTCTGGTTTTAGTGGATCAGCAGGGATTGATTTTGGCTCATCGTGAACCACAAAAGGTGGGGACCTTGGTGGAAGCTGATCTGGAAGCAGCCCAAAAAATGCTGAATGAGCCCTCGGGAGAATTTAACTATCGCGACCCGGATGAGAGATTCATGGCCTTTTCAACCATTGATCGGACCGGCTGGTCATTAGGAGCAGTTATTTCCTATAATGAAGCCAATGTCCACATCCAGGATCAACTGAGACGGACATTGATAATCGGGCTGGTGCTTCTGCTGTCCGGATTTGCTATCGGTTCTTTGTTTGCTAACCGAATTCTGATTAATCCCGTGCTGCGTTTGGCATCAGCAGCGGAAAACATAGGCCGCGGAGACTTTACTACCGAGGTTACGCTGGTGAGCAAAGATGAGCTTGGTGATCTTGCCAACACATTTAAAAAGCTGCAGCATGATTTAGGTGTGCTGATTGGCGAGGTAAAAGCTGCCAGCGGTACAACCGCTGATTTAAGTACGGTTGTGTCGCGATCCAGCCAGGAAATCAGCGCTTCAACCCAGCAAGTGGCGGCAACGACCAGCGAGTTTGCCGGATCTGTGCAAAAGTTGAGTGATCATGTCCAGAATATAGATCAGGACGGTGTTTCAGTGCGCTCCCTTGCTCAGGAAGGGCAGGAGTTGATTACTAAAGCGGTTGATCAGATGCAGACGATTGAAGACAGTTTCGACATTCTCCACCAAAGTGTTGGACAGCTCAGTGTTCAATCCACGGAAATTGGGAAGATTACCGATTTAATCCGCGATATTTCAGAGCAGACCAATCTGCTGGCTTTAAATGCTGCTATTGAAGCAGCAAGAGCAGGTGAGCAGGGAAGAGGCTTTGCTGTAGTAGCGGACGAAGTACGCAGTTTAGCAGAGCAGTCCGCTGTCGCTACTGGGCAAATCGCCGGACTGCTTCGTGAAGTGCACACTCAGATTTCTCGAGTAATCAATGGAGCTAATGACAGCATTATTGAGATTAAGACAGGATCAAGCAGTGTGAAAATAGCGGGAGAGGCTTTTGAAAAGATCGGTCGAGCGGTAGAGAATATCAGTATCCGGATAAAAGAGGTTGCTGCCTATGCATTAGAATTAAGCAGCGGTTCAGAGCAGATGGCAGCTGCTACCGAAGAACAAGCGGCCACACTGCAGGAGATTACTTCATCTGCCAATGATTTGGCGGAGCAGGCAGAAGTATTGAGGGAATTAACAGAGAAATTTAAGATATAG